A genomic segment from Effusibacillus lacus encodes:
- a CDS encoding glycine/sarcosine/betaine reductase selenoprotein B family protein, with protein sequence MKWSTKIKSKIAVAYSSNFIESYKKFTLKHVRKNENVPEALLQKPLDQCKVALITTAGVHLKSDPPFNVDNPAGDHTIRIISSDAKAEDLEITHIYYDTKFAKADPSVVFPLQQIRELAENGVIGAVSNVNIGLNGGILDTTLVETESIPKAVFDLTNEQVDIALLVPG encoded by the coding sequence GTGAAGTGGAGTACCAAAATAAAATCGAAAATAGCAGTGGCGTACTCATCAAATTTTATTGAATCATATAAAAAATTTACCCTGAAACACGTGAGAAAGAATGAGAATGTTCCCGAAGCCCTCCTGCAGAAACCCCTTGATCAGTGTAAAGTGGCTTTGATTACTACCGCCGGAGTTCATTTGAAATCCGATCCCCCTTTTAATGTCGATAATCCTGCAGGAGATCACACAATTCGAATCATTTCATCGGATGCGAAAGCTGAAGATCTTGAAATCACCCATATCTATTACGATACAAAATTTGCCAAGGCAGATCCCTCAGTGGTTTTTCCGCTCCAACAAATCAGGGAATTGGCGGAAAACGGCGTGATTGGCGCTGTTTCCAACGTGAATATAGGTTTGAACGGAGGCATTTTGGACACAACTCTGGTTGAGACCGAGTCCATACCAAAAGCGGTTTTCGACCTTACAAATGAACAGGTGGACATCGCATTACTGGTTCCCGGCTGA
- a CDS encoding FMN-dependent NADH-azoreductase — MAKVLYITANPKTADQSFSLSVANEFLSTYRQQNPNDEIIELDLYKIDIPYIDTDVFSGWGKLQQGTAFDQLTADEKAKVGRINELTDQFVAADKYIFVTPMWNFSFPPKMKAYIDTICIAGKTFKYTEQGSVGLLTDKAAVHIQARGGVYSEGPAKDFEFGDRYLRAVLTFLGVPSIDSVIVEGMAQMPNEAENIKAKAIERARETAKKFAAAKVTV; from the coding sequence ATGGCAAAAGTCCTATACATCACAGCGAATCCCAAAACAGCGGACCAGTCTTTCAGTTTGTCGGTGGCTAACGAATTTTTAAGCACTTATCGCCAACAGAACCCCAACGATGAAATTATCGAACTCGACCTGTACAAAATTGATATTCCGTATATTGATACAGACGTTTTCAGCGGTTGGGGCAAACTTCAGCAGGGTACCGCATTCGATCAGTTGACTGCCGACGAAAAGGCGAAAGTGGGCAGAATCAACGAATTGACAGATCAGTTCGTGGCGGCTGACAAATATATCTTCGTAACTCCAATGTGGAACTTCAGTTTCCCTCCGAAAATGAAAGCTTATATCGATACGATCTGTATCGCCGGAAAAACCTTTAAATACACGGAACAAGGTTCCGTAGGACTTTTGACCGACAAAGCGGCCGTTCATATTCAGGCACGCGGCGGTGTCTACTCGGAAGGACCCGCGAAGGATTTCGAATTTGGCGACCGATATCTCCGGGCAGTATTGACTTTCCTCGGCGTTCCTTCAATTGACTCCGTGATCGTGGAAGGTATGGCCCAAATGCCGAATGAGGCGGAGAACATCAAAGCCAAAGCGATTGAACGCGCACGCGAAACGGCCAAAAAGTTCGCTGCAGCCAAGGTTACGGTTTAA
- a CDS encoding RNA polymerase sigma factor produces MITTKKNLSEQFLQVYDLHVDQIWRYIKAKVAHPQDAEDLTSEVFLRAYKAWDRFNPDKASVRTWLFTITHRVVIDWLRKKGDVTVDIQEVQVTDSSETPEEEAVKRDLINCLSRNLRRLGHREVEALSLRFGSDLTSREIGTLLGLNEGTTKMMIHRTIKKLREWCL; encoded by the coding sequence ATGATAACGACTAAGAAAAACCTCTCGGAGCAATTTTTGCAAGTGTATGATCTCCATGTTGACCAAATATGGCGGTATATCAAAGCGAAGGTTGCCCATCCTCAAGACGCTGAGGATCTAACAAGTGAAGTATTCCTTCGAGCTTACAAAGCATGGGATCGTTTCAATCCTGACAAGGCTTCTGTAAGGACCTGGCTTTTTACCATCACACATCGTGTAGTCATCGACTGGTTGCGAAAAAAGGGGGATGTAACAGTGGATATTCAAGAGGTGCAAGTGACCGATTCTTCCGAGACACCTGAGGAAGAAGCGGTTAAGCGAGACCTTATTAATTGTCTTTCCAGGAATCTCAGGAGGTTAGGCCATAGGGAAGTGGAAGCGCTATCACTACGATTTGGATCCGACTTAACAAGTAGAGAAATCGGCACGTTGCTCGGATTAAATGAGGGTACAACCAAGATGATGATTCATAGGACAATTAAGAAGCTGCGGGAGTGGTGCTTATGA
- a CDS encoding DsbA family oxidoreductase: MALKIRVYSDYVUPYCFLAEGPLEAAVKGKDVEIEWMPFELRPYPNPTLEPEGEYLQTAWANSVYPMAERMGVKMVLPKVSPQPHTHLAFEGYQYAKEHGKGNDYNHRMFTAFFQEEQDIGDINVLTKLAGEIGLNQADFKAAIQTGKYKEAHQKALHHAYHEANITAVPTFVIGERVLRGLYSQDTLQKVIDEELQKQQSQAPEGLTCGIDGCC, translated from the coding sequence ATGGCGCTGAAAATTCGGGTGTATTCCGACTACGTTTGACCATATTGCTTTTTGGCGGAGGGTCCGCTGGAAGCAGCTGTAAAAGGCAAAGATGTCGAAATCGAATGGATGCCGTTTGAGCTCCGGCCCTATCCGAATCCGACTCTGGAACCGGAAGGAGAGTATTTGCAAACGGCCTGGGCCAATTCGGTCTATCCGATGGCGGAACGCATGGGAGTAAAAATGGTGCTGCCGAAAGTTTCTCCGCAGCCTCATACCCATCTAGCTTTTGAAGGATACCAGTATGCCAAGGAACATGGGAAGGGAAACGACTATAATCACCGCATGTTTACCGCGTTCTTTCAGGAAGAGCAGGATATTGGGGACATAAATGTGTTAACGAAACTTGCGGGAGAAATCGGCCTTAATCAAGCAGATTTCAAAGCGGCGATTCAGACCGGGAAATATAAGGAAGCCCATCAAAAAGCGCTGCACCATGCCTACCATGAAGCCAACATCACGGCGGTACCGACTTTTGTGATAGGAGAGCGGGTTTTACGAGGCTTGTACAGTCAGGATACTTTGCAAAAGGTAATTGACGAAGAACTTCA